A portion of the Pseudomonas protegens CHA0 genome contains these proteins:
- a CDS encoding type I polyketide synthase: MDARAPMDFEPIAIIGSGCRFAKGASTPEAFWELLRAGTDFVGPVPAERWDTAAIYDESAAETGTTYSKVGAFLEHIDRFDAHYFGISASEAKEMDPQQRLLLEVACESVARAGLTREQLKGSRTAVYVGMLGMDYLALHSREAGIEQINPYYAAGKEFSFAAGRIAYHLGVHGPAMTVTTACSSSLVAMHLACRALQAGEADMALAGGVNLMLAPDLTIYMSQIRAISPSGRCRVFDAAADGIVRGEGCGVTVLKRLADALRDGDPIQAVIRGSAINQDGASAGQTVPNANAQAAVISQALKVAGLSVDDIDYVEAHGTGTPLGDPIELSSLDSAFQGRERPLWVGSVKANMGHLDAAAGMASVIKTMMVLKHAEVPAQLHLAQLNPLVDWKRSRLAVPTAIESLPDRPRLAGISGFGLSGTNVHMILEDASAYRQAQPQQERSAQGRPWVLPVSARSAQAVVEQARAYAVHLPQQDDGQLQAFVASAIHRRDHFPYRSAVVGANAAQLKSQLEQLPAPTLACTTDEEDRRGPVLVFTGQGAQWVGMGRDLLEREPAFLAMIRRCDQALAQWASWSVEAELRSDASGSRLHLTEFAQPCIFAIQVAISECLRQWGVIPAAVVGHSMGEVAAAYCAGALDLESAVRVIHHRAQAMKDTLGQGRMLVVGLPAPTLQSRLANNPQLELSVVNSRNSCVVSGSPQAVQALDQQLRDEGIFTYLMSAEYAFHSRQMDECLTQIRAGLEDLPVFAAHTPWISTSAMPEEPILADADYWARNARGIVRFDRAIEQLIEQGHRLFVEIGPHTVLAASINQALADKGTQGLVCGALHKQGDAALELASIVARLYEWGAGPDWQAFQPREAALELPAYPWQQERFWFAPAPRPQPAGLVSQLRAQVLVYDAQGNLCAQANDVALSVPQLAQAAVPAPAKVPAAAQPVGDVRAQIGALLTQIIGVACADPDPDRGFFELGLSSISLVEFKRMLERQFALKLSATVGFDYPTINRLGQYLEGLLSREPASTPVTVDAGAPDAAGSVAVVAMACRFPQADSPEALWKLMLEQTDTVGPVPPSRLAGAKPEETFPRFASLIQRPEGFDEAFFRISPKEARSMDPQQRLLLMVAWEALERAGIPQEKLLEQRVGVFVGANSHDYETRVLGSAQGVDAHYGTGSSFSAICGRLSHFLGVRGPSLTVDTACSSSLTAIHLACNSLRAAECDIAIVGGVNVIASASIFQSMGQAGALAPDGISKAFDDSADGYGRGEGCGVVILKRQAQAERERDPIVATILGSAVNHDGACAGLTVPNGPAQEALISEALANAGVHPGQVSYVEAHGTGTVLGDPIELNALHNAYRQASPDSPPLTVASVKANIGHLEAAAGIASLIKACLVVEHGRIAPQAHLQRANTRVDWAAMNLKLAHQAMDWPGRPESRVAGVSAFGFTGTNVHVLLKGYTAPATAPLPPATAPVALCLSAATPAALAELAQRYVSFLGATEHCPQTICYNALVRRTAFKERLVVHGQDCRELAQALQAWLAGSPIANDRKPAAGEPWATLAEAFGRCAQPPGPERLPDGCQAIGLPTYPWQLNDYWIDAGQPATAVQPARAASGHPCLQGLVRPAAQLWYWSGALAPQAGHYDPLGEQGYRVKTHLLLDAVLQAVRETPRGVQQIRDLQIAQLRLRGEQHLTSHLSIHLTQAPDACFELALQGAGDERRQVCMSGTLVDCAAQLQEETLCGVSMLDEPSPPAPDVGLCPWSGCAATGGQRALYRFAHSLTAAERQTQLLASVVELFEGAHAAALVGFSGLQVWADLPAQVWIVLAGHDADKPDSLQVVDARGCQLALFEGPQFGHPGSWYLPDLQTAPLDLPMIARQWQDYPMPGEGARQREGYWMVLAWSTAEVQPLAAAFAAEQRPVEVIELHAGQQPLARKLSSALRGAVADPSCLGVIVAGVEAQEADGLGISLVASAALVQAFAGAIASVGTPAKPVWFALHASDAASPAMAAVQATWQGAAHIFALEQPAWWGGLVTLQGSDRRSYASLCRLLHGQPGHDHFAISGARVEVQYLVEDQADPLQRLEPPALNGTVVLHAVPGSDLETVLTALGQRGVQRVLLLCEAPGQLHMPERMPEAMAISSLSDLSRENLADTFATLRAQDRIAGFIHLDLDWRTVALKEPEFVVRMQEGVRPLEVLQQVHQLIDDPEAFFLILGSVSSLLGGAGFARSAIADAYALWVHAQRRRQGLNCQLLHLTQSEQELEQDAAARTAMQGSGLQPLQRSQIVQAIARVLGGQGQCGLLNVDWQQLKGLYLSVLPWPLLEHLGAADSAADQRLAELIGLPPLQQRRAMQALVCEVVGQVFGVADGLELDVRKGFFDMGMSSVMSLDLRSRLGRALSIDLPSTFGFEYTSIEQVTDYLMGQLLAPETREPVAAPEPVSPASRHQDLHELSRAELIGALEDELRDIANY, translated from the coding sequence ATGGATGCTCGTGCGCCCATGGATTTTGAACCCATTGCAATCATCGGGAGTGGATGCCGCTTTGCCAAAGGTGCATCGACCCCCGAGGCATTCTGGGAGCTCCTTCGTGCTGGGACCGATTTTGTCGGACCGGTTCCCGCAGAGCGCTGGGACACAGCGGCGATCTACGATGAGAGCGCTGCTGAAACCGGTACGACCTACAGCAAGGTGGGGGCGTTCCTCGAGCACATCGACCGCTTCGATGCGCATTACTTTGGCATCTCGGCCTCTGAAGCCAAGGAAATGGACCCCCAGCAGCGCCTGCTGCTGGAGGTCGCCTGTGAAAGCGTGGCCCGTGCCGGCCTGACCCGCGAGCAGCTCAAAGGCAGCAGGACCGCGGTCTATGTCGGCATGCTGGGCATGGATTACCTGGCACTGCATTCCCGCGAGGCCGGGATCGAACAGATCAATCCCTACTATGCCGCCGGCAAGGAATTCAGCTTCGCCGCCGGGCGTATTGCCTACCACCTGGGTGTTCATGGGCCGGCAATGACCGTGACCACTGCATGCTCTTCTTCCCTGGTGGCCATGCACCTGGCCTGTCGCGCCTTGCAGGCAGGGGAGGCGGACATGGCCCTGGCCGGAGGGGTGAACCTGATGCTGGCGCCGGACCTGACGATCTACATGAGCCAGATCAGGGCGATTTCCCCCAGTGGCCGCTGTCGGGTATTCGATGCGGCGGCCGACGGGATCGTCCGGGGCGAAGGCTGCGGGGTCACGGTGCTCAAGCGCCTGGCAGATGCCCTGCGCGATGGCGATCCGATCCAGGCGGTGATCAGGGGCTCGGCGATCAACCAGGATGGCGCCAGTGCCGGCCAGACCGTGCCCAACGCCAATGCCCAGGCTGCGGTGATCAGCCAGGCCCTGAAAGTGGCCGGCTTGAGCGTGGACGACATCGACTATGTCGAGGCCCACGGCACCGGTACGCCCCTGGGCGATCCGATCGAACTCTCTTCGCTGGACAGTGCCTTCCAGGGGCGTGAGCGGCCGCTGTGGGTGGGCTCGGTCAAGGCCAACATGGGCCATCTGGATGCGGCCGCCGGAATGGCCAGCGTGATCAAGACCATGATGGTTCTCAAGCACGCTGAGGTGCCTGCGCAACTGCATCTCGCACAGTTGAACCCACTGGTGGACTGGAAGCGTTCCCGGCTGGCGGTGCCCACGGCGATCGAGTCGTTGCCCGACCGGCCGCGCCTGGCTGGAATCAGTGGTTTCGGGCTCAGTGGCACCAACGTCCACATGATTCTCGAAGATGCCAGCGCCTATCGGCAGGCACAGCCGCAGCAGGAACGATCGGCACAGGGCCGGCCCTGGGTCCTGCCGGTATCGGCCAGGTCCGCGCAGGCCGTGGTGGAGCAGGCCAGGGCCTATGCCGTTCATCTGCCGCAGCAGGACGATGGGCAATTGCAAGCCTTTGTCGCCAGCGCCATTCATCGTCGTGATCACTTTCCCTACCGGTCGGCCGTGGTGGGTGCGAACGCCGCGCAATTGAAGAGCCAGCTGGAGCAGTTGCCGGCCCCGACCTTGGCCTGCACGACGGACGAAGAGGATCGGCGCGGGCCCGTGCTGGTGTTTACCGGGCAGGGCGCCCAGTGGGTGGGAATGGGTCGCGACCTGCTTGAACGGGAGCCGGCCTTCCTGGCGATGATCCGGCGTTGCGACCAGGCGCTGGCCCAGTGGGCAAGCTGGTCGGTGGAGGCCGAGCTGCGCAGCGACGCCAGTGGGTCCCGCCTGCACCTGACCGAATTTGCCCAGCCCTGCATCTTTGCCATCCAGGTGGCGATCAGTGAATGCCTGCGCCAGTGGGGTGTGATCCCGGCGGCGGTGGTCGGCCACTCCATGGGGGAAGTGGCCGCGGCCTATTGCGCCGGAGCACTGGACCTGGAGTCGGCGGTGCGGGTCATCCACCATCGGGCCCAGGCCATGAAGGACACCCTGGGGCAGGGGCGGATGCTGGTGGTGGGCTTGCCCGCGCCGACGCTCCAGTCGCGTCTGGCGAACAACCCGCAACTGGAACTGTCGGTGGTCAACAGTCGAAACAGCTGTGTGGTGTCCGGCAGCCCGCAGGCTGTACAGGCTCTGGATCAGCAACTGCGTGACGAAGGCATCTTCACTTACCTGATGTCGGCGGAATATGCCTTCCACTCCCGCCAGATGGATGAGTGCCTGACGCAGATCCGCGCGGGGCTGGAGGATTTGCCGGTGTTTGCCGCGCACACGCCCTGGATTTCCACCAGCGCGATGCCCGAGGAGCCGATCCTGGCAGATGCCGACTACTGGGCGAGGAATGCCCGTGGCATCGTGCGCTTCGATCGCGCCATCGAACAGTTGATCGAGCAGGGGCACCGGCTGTTCGTCGAGATCGGCCCGCACACCGTGCTGGCGGCGTCGATCAACCAGGCCCTGGCCGACAAGGGAACCCAGGGACTAGTGTGCGGCGCCTTGCACAAGCAGGGCGACGCCGCCCTGGAGCTGGCCAGTATTGTTGCCCGCCTGTATGAGTGGGGCGCAGGTCCCGACTGGCAAGCCTTCCAACCCAGGGAGGCGGCGCTGGAGCTGCCGGCCTATCCCTGGCAGCAGGAGCGTTTCTGGTTTGCCCCGGCGCCGCGGCCGCAGCCGGCAGGGCTCGTGTCCCAGCTGCGGGCGCAGGTACTGGTGTATGACGCCCAGGGCAATCTCTGCGCCCAGGCCAACGATGTGGCGCTGAGCGTGCCGCAGCTGGCACAGGCCGCTGTGCCGGCACCGGCCAAGGTGCCCGCAGCGGCGCAGCCGGTGGGGGATGTGCGGGCGCAGATTGGTGCACTGCTGACGCAGATCATCGGCGTGGCCTGTGCCGACCCGGACCCGGATCGAGGCTTCTTCGAACTGGGCCTGAGCTCGATTTCCCTGGTTGAGTTCAAGCGCATGCTGGAGCGCCAGTTCGCCCTCAAGCTGTCGGCGACCGTGGGCTTCGACTATCCCACCATCAACCGGCTGGGCCAGTACCTGGAAGGGCTGCTGTCCCGGGAGCCGGCCAGCACCCCGGTAACGGTCGATGCCGGGGCGCCCGACGCCGCAGGGAGCGTCGCCGTGGTGGCCATGGCGTGCCGGTTTCCCCAGGCCGACAGCCCCGAGGCACTCTGGAAGCTGATGCTGGAACAGACGGACACCGTGGGGCCGGTACCGCCGTCCCGGCTCGCCGGCGCCAAGCCGGAGGAAACCTTCCCGCGGTTTGCCAGCCTTATCCAGCGCCCCGAAGGGTTCGACGAAGCGTTCTTCCGCATTTCCCCCAAGGAAGCCCGGAGCATGGACCCCCAGCAACGGCTGTTGCTGATGGTGGCCTGGGAGGCTCTGGAACGGGCCGGTATCCCTCAGGAGAAGCTGCTGGAACAGAGGGTCGGGGTGTTTGTCGGGGCCAACTCCCACGACTACGAAACCCGGGTCCTGGGTAGCGCGCAAGGCGTGGATGCCCACTACGGCACTGGCAGTTCGTTTTCGGCGATCTGCGGGCGCCTCTCGCATTTTCTCGGCGTGCGTGGGCCGAGCCTGACGGTGGACACCGCATGCTCGTCATCGCTCACGGCCATCCATCTGGCGTGCAACAGCTTGCGTGCCGCGGAGTGCGACATCGCGATTGTGGGTGGGGTGAATGTCATCGCCTCGGCGTCGATCTTTCAATCCATGGGGCAGGCCGGCGCATTGGCCCCGGACGGCATCAGCAAGGCCTTCGACGACAGTGCCGACGGTTACGGTCGAGGGGAGGGCTGCGGCGTGGTCATTCTCAAGCGCCAGGCCCAGGCCGAGCGGGAGCGTGACCCGATTGTCGCGACGATTCTCGGTTCGGCGGTCAATCACGACGGTGCCTGTGCCGGGCTGACAGTGCCCAATGGTCCGGCGCAAGAGGCGCTGATCAGCGAAGCACTGGCCAACGCCGGCGTGCATCCGGGGCAAGTCAGCTACGTCGAGGCCCATGGCACCGGCACGGTGCTGGGTGACCCCATCGAGCTCAACGCCCTGCACAACGCCTATCGCCAGGCCAGCCCCGACAGTCCGCCGCTGACGGTGGCCTCGGTCAAGGCCAATATCGGGCACCTCGAGGCGGCAGCGGGCATCGCTTCGCTGATCAAGGCCTGCCTGGTGGTGGAGCACGGCCGGATTGCCCCGCAAGCCCATCTGCAGCGGGCCAACACCCGTGTCGACTGGGCGGCCATGAACCTCAAGCTGGCGCATCAGGCCATGGACTGGCCGGGCCGGCCGGAGTCGCGGGTGGCCGGGGTCAGTGCCTTTGGTTTCACCGGGACCAACGTGCATGTGCTGCTCAAGGGCTATACGGCGCCCGCGACAGCGCCTTTGCCACCCGCCACAGCACCAGTGGCCTTGTGCCTGTCCGCGGCCACCCCGGCGGCATTGGCGGAGCTGGCCCAGCGCTATGTGTCCTTCCTGGGCGCTACCGAGCACTGCCCACAGACCATCTGCTACAACGCGCTGGTGCGGCGCACGGCGTTCAAGGAACGCCTGGTCGTCCACGGCCAGGATTGCCGCGAGCTGGCTCAGGCACTACAGGCCTGGCTGGCCGGCAGCCCCATCGCCAATGACCGCAAACCCGCGGCCGGCGAACCCTGGGCGACCCTGGCCGAGGCCTTTGGCCGCTGCGCCCAGCCGCCGGGCCCCGAGCGCTTGCCGGACGGCTGTCAGGCCATCGGGTTGCCCACCTATCCCTGGCAGCTCAACGACTACTGGATCGATGCTGGCCAGCCGGCTACGGCGGTGCAGCCCGCCCGGGCAGCCTCGGGCCATCCTTGCCTGCAGGGGCTGGTACGGCCGGCCGCGCAGCTCTGGTACTGGTCGGGGGCTCTCGCTCCCCAGGCCGGGCATTACGACCCGCTGGGCGAACAGGGGTACAGGGTCAAGACTCACCTGTTGCTGGATGCCGTGCTCCAGGCGGTGCGGGAAACACCACGGGGCGTGCAGCAGATCCGCGACTTGCAGATTGCCCAGCTGCGTCTGCGCGGCGAACAGCACCTCACTTCGCACCTGAGCATCCACCTCACCCAGGCGCCTGACGCCTGCTTCGAACTGGCCTTGCAAGGGGCCGGCGACGAGCGCCGCCAGGTCTGCATGAGCGGAACCCTGGTTGACTGTGCAGCGCAGTTGCAGGAGGAAACCCTGTGCGGGGTGTCGATGCTCGATGAGCCTTCACCGCCGGCGCCGGACGTTGGCCTGTGCCCATGGTCCGGGTGTGCGGCCACGGGCGGGCAGCGGGCCTTGTACCGCTTTGCCCACTCCCTGACGGCGGCCGAGCGCCAGACCCAGTTGCTGGCCAGTGTGGTCGAGCTGTTTGAAGGCGCCCACGCCGCCGCGCTGGTCGGGTTCTCCGGGCTCCAGGTATGGGCAGACCTGCCGGCGCAGGTATGGATTGTGCTGGCCGGCCATGACGCCGACAAACCCGACAGCCTGCAGGTAGTGGATGCCCGGGGTTGCCAGCTGGCGCTGTTCGAAGGTCCGCAGTTTGGCCATCCTGGTTCGTGGTACTTGCCCGACCTCCAGACTGCACCCCTCGACCTGCCGATGATCGCTCGCCAATGGCAGGACTATCCGATGCCGGGCGAGGGCGCTCGGCAACGCGAGGGCTACTGGATGGTGCTGGCCTGGAGCACTGCCGAGGTCCAGCCACTGGCTGCGGCGTTTGCGGCTGAACAGCGTCCGGTCGAAGTCATCGAGCTGCACGCCGGGCAACAACCTCTGGCCCGCAAGCTGTCCTCGGCGTTGCGCGGGGCAGTGGCCGATCCGTCCTGCCTGGGGGTGATCGTTGCCGGCGTTGAGGCTCAGGAGGCCGACGGCCTCGGTATATCCCTGGTGGCCTCTGCGGCGCTGGTACAGGCCTTCGCCGGTGCGATTGCCAGCGTCGGAACACCGGCAAAGCCGGTCTGGTTCGCCCTTCATGCCAGTGATGCTGCGTCGCCGGCCATGGCCGCTGTCCAGGCCACCTGGCAGGGCGCCGCACATATCTTCGCCCTGGAGCAGCCTGCCTGGTGGGGCGGTCTGGTGACTTTGCAGGGCAGCGACAGAAGAAGCTACGCCAGCCTCTGCCGGCTGTTGCACGGCCAACCTGGCCATGATCACTTTGCGATCAGCGGCGCCCGGGTCGAGGTGCAATACCTGGTGGAGGATCAAGCCGACCCGCTACAGCGCCTGGAGCCGCCGGCGCTGAACGGAACCGTTGTGCTGCATGCCGTCCCGGGATCTGACCTGGAGACTGTGCTGACGGCGCTCGGGCAGCGGGGTGTGCAGCGTGTGCTGCTGCTCTGCGAGGCCCCCGGGCAACTGCACATGCCTGAGCGGATGCCCGAAGCGATGGCGATCAGCAGCCTCTCGGACCTGAGCCGGGAAAACCTGGCTGACACCTTCGCGACGCTGCGAGCGCAAGACCGCATCGCCGGCTTTATCCACCTCGATCTTGACTGGCGCACGGTTGCGCTCAAGGAGCCAGAGTTTGTCGTGCGAATGCAGGAAGGCGTTCGGCCGCTTGAGGTCTTGCAGCAGGTTCACCAGCTGATCGATGACCCTGAAGCGTTCTTCCTGATCCTGGGCAGCGTGTCTTCCCTGCTTGGCGGGGCCGGCTTCGCCCGCTCGGCGATTGCCGATGCATATGCCTTGTGGGTGCATGCACAGCGCCGGCGCCAGGGGTTGAACTGCCAGCTGCTGCACCTGACGCAGAGCGAACAGGAGCTTGAGCAGGACGCCGCAGCCCGCACGGCCATGCAAGGCAGCGGCCTGCAGCCTTTGCAGCGCTCGCAGATAGTGCAGGCCATAGCCCGCGTGCTGGGTGGCCAGGGCCAGTGCGGGCTGCTCAATGTCGACTGGCAACAACTCAAAGGGCTGTACCTGAGCGTGCTGCCCTGGCCCTTGCTCGAACACCTGGGTGCAGCGGATAGCGCAGCGGATCAGCGTCTGGCCGAGCTGATTGGCCTGCCACCGCTGCAGCAGCGCCGGGCCATGCAGGCGCTGGTCTGCGAGGTAGTGGGGCAGGTGTTCGGCGTTGCCGATGGCCTGGAGCTCGATGTCAGGAAGGGCTTCTTCGACATGGGCATGTCCTCGGTCATGTCGCTGGACCTGCGCTCACGGCTGGGCCGGGCGTTGAGCATCGACCTGCCTTCGACCTTCGGCTTCGAATACACCTCCATCGAACAGGTCACGGACTACCTCATGGGCCAGCTCCTGGCGCCTGAAACCCGGGAGCCGGTGGCGGCGCCCGAACCTGTGTCGCCAGCGTCGCGGCATCAGGACCTGCATGAACTGTCACGGGCCGAGCTGATTGGTGCTCTCGAAGACGAGCTGCGCGATATCGCCAATTACTAG